The Flavobacterium sp. 102 genomic interval GTTCCGATTATGACCTTTCTAAAAAGTTCTATGTCGAGATTCTTGGCTTAGCCATTATTCAAGAAGTGTATCGTGAGGAAAGACAATCTTTTAAATTGGATTTGGCCCTAAACAGTAGCTATATAGTCGAATTGTTTTCGTTTCCCAATCCACCGAAAAGAGTTTCAAGACCGGAAGCTACGGGTTTGCGTCATTTGGCTTTTGAAGTCGATGATATCGAAACCGTAATTAAACATTTGGCACAACATAACATCATCGCCGAACCCATTCGCATTGATGAATACACCGGAAAACGATTCACTTTTATAAGCGATCCGGATGAGTTACCAATAGAATTTTATGAAAGATAAAATCGATTGAGAAAAGACTTTTTGTAACTTTACTTTCCTTAAAAAAAATCCAAGGATGAAAACTACTTTTGAAAGTGTCGACGATTATATCTCCATTCAAACCAAAGAAGTACAAAAACGGTTGGAATCCATTCGTAAAACCATCAAAGAAACTGCACCTGAAGCCGAAGAATGCATCAGTTACCAAATGCCGGCTTATAAACTCAATGGACCGTTAGTGTATTTTGCCGCTTATAAAAACCACATCGGATTTTATCCAACCGGTAGCGGAATTAAAGCTTTTCAAAAAGAAATCGAAAGTTATAAAAATTCAAAAGGCGCAGTACAATTTCCTTTAGATCAACCTATCCCACATGACTTGATTCGTAAAATGGTTGTGTTTAAAGTGAATGAAAATTCAAAGAAACAAAGAATGAAACACTAAGCTTCAATACTAATAACAATAGATATTAGACAATTTTAAAAAATACACTAATCAATAAACCTAAAAACAATAAAAAATGGCACAAGTAAATCCTTATTTAA includes:
- a CDS encoding iron chaperone → MKTTFESVDDYISIQTKEVQKRLESIRKTIKETAPEAEECISYQMPAYKLNGPLVYFAAYKNHIGFYPTGSGIKAFQKEIESYKNSKGAVQFPLDQPIPHDLIRKMVVFKVNENSKKQRMKH
- a CDS encoding VOC family protein: MLNKVHHIAIICSDYDLSKKFYVEILGLAIIQEVYREERQSFKLDLALNSSYIVELFSFPNPPKRVSRPEATGLRHLAFEVDDIETVIKHLAQHNIIAEPIRIDEYTGKRFTFISDPDELPIEFYER